From one [Ruminococcus] lactaris ATCC 29176 genomic stretch:
- a CDS encoding phage minor capsid protein yields MTGLTQLSGKIAEYNAEKLGTEYFEVEWHAGARPTHTIWQGRVWSQQQLYDVCGLGTVIGLCGANCYHTYFPFVPGVSVRTYTDDWLDEQNWKESEPTEFRGKEYTLYEAKQRQRQMETAMRAQREKVQMLQDGDADPDDVMLAKCKYQGQLDEYARFSKQMGLKQERERIYIDGRWRVAPGRIDKKLNVVNTMKISVPRDAYKIKGMTSEAKHEIEAAINNLKKEYDIRLDLIEVAKMEVGDIFGAAPYLDDRGKLRFALVINEDIDYNVVKKKIQRRYDKGRFAGKSIEDYIAHEMAHIMTYQDCKNEAEFRTRQRIVERQFMQGISQYADKTGKGEESLAEAFVRYRNKEKIPIRAELLIRSYIERWKK; encoded by the coding sequence ATGACCGGACTGACGCAGCTTTCTGGGAAGATTGCGGAATATAATGCTGAAAAGCTCGGTACGGAATATTTTGAAGTGGAATGGCACGCAGGGGCGAGACCAACGCATACGATATGGCAGGGCAGAGTGTGGAGTCAACAGCAATTGTATGATGTCTGTGGACTCGGTACAGTAATCGGACTATGTGGAGCAAACTGCTACCATACTTATTTCCCTTTTGTTCCCGGCGTATCGGTACGAACTTATACGGATGACTGGCTAGACGAACAGAATTGGAAAGAAAGCGAGCCGACCGAGTTCCGTGGTAAAGAATATACACTGTATGAAGCAAAGCAAAGACAGAGGCAGATGGAAACAGCCATGAGGGCACAGCGTGAAAAGGTGCAGATGCTTCAGGACGGTGATGCTGATCCGGATGATGTGATGCTGGCAAAGTGCAAGTACCAGGGGCAGCTTGACGAGTACGCACGGTTCTCCAAACAGATGGGACTGAAGCAGGAGCGTGAGAGGATTTATATCGATGGCCGTTGGAGAGTCGCACCAGGAAGAATCGACAAGAAGCTTAATGTGGTGAATACCATGAAAATATCAGTTCCGAGAGATGCATATAAAATTAAAGGAATGACTTCTGAAGCTAAGCACGAAATAGAGGCAGCAATCAATAATTTGAAAAAAGAGTATGATATTAGGTTGGATTTAATTGAAGTTGCAAAGATGGAAGTAGGAGATATATTTGGTGCAGCACCATATTTGGACGATAGAGGAAAGCTGAGATTTGCACTTGTAATCAATGAAGATATTGATTACAATGTAGTGAAGAAGAAAATTCAGCGAAGATATGATAAAGGGCGCTTTGCAGGAAAAAGTATTGAAGATTATATCGCTCACGAAATGGCGCACATTATGACATATCAAGATTGTAAAAATGAAGCAGAATTTCGCACTAGACAACGAATTGTTGAAAGACAGTTCATGCAGGGAATTTCCCAATATGCTGACAAAACCGGAAAAGGCGAAGAATCTCTTGCAGAAGCGTTTGTTCGCTATAGAAACAAAGAAAAGATTCCAATTAGAGCTGAATTATTGATAAGAAGCTACATAGAAAGGTGGAAAAAATAA
- a CDS encoding ribosomal-processing cysteine protease Prp — MITIKITDRSIRMNGHACRKSPDGIDRVCTAVSALTCNLINSLEDLTGDRIRVETASGMTVIEWEDLSDGGKLLIDSWFLGLQCLARNTIAYSLSK; from the coding sequence ATGATAACGATCAAAATAACAGATCGTAGTATCCGTATGAATGGTCATGCCTGTAGGAAGAGTCCAGATGGGATTGACCGGGTATGCACAGCAGTATCAGCACTGACCTGCAACCTAATCAATTCCCTGGAAGATCTGACAGGTGACAGAATCCGGGTGGAAACAGCCAGCGGAATGACGGTGATCGAATGGGAAGATCTGTCAGACGGCGGGAAGCTTCTGATTGATTCATGGTTCCTGGGATTGCAGTGCTTAGCCAGGAATACAATTGCATACAGTTTGAGTAAATGA